One region of Verrucomicrobiota bacterium genomic DNA includes:
- a CDS encoding VCBS repeat-containing protein: protein MNPLPLSVGLFCVVAIPLATAEQTLHSFKRLHLDEYYWSEGAALGDLNHDGHTDAISGPYWWEGPGFTKRHEIYPATQRTKTTKHGKEVEFPGFEGDFGSKNAYSTNNFFAFVYDLNGDGWNDVLTYGLPNTPAYLYLNPQGAEQHWERHTVLEHVDNESPTFTDITGDGKPEIVCNYEGDFGYASPDWTNPTALWKFTPITASGDWPRFTHGLGLGDVNGDGRLDLIFKDGWFEQPSSLKENPAWKLHSIQFAPAAAQMYAYDVNGDGRADVVTALAAHGYGLAWHEQLAEKDASGSPLWRSHVFMHKNPDENRYGIAFPELHAVEFFDVDGDGLQDLITGNCYWAHGQALAPGPSEEGVLYWFKLVRNADHSVDWVPNLIDDHSGVGRQIGTGDVNGDGLRDLVIGNKLGTFVFVHEMKDVGPEAWAAAQPKVKFSSAGDQRMESMSIVVHTTRQNGSGLVVQPPATTPTK, encoded by the coding sequence ATGAACCCACTACCCCTGTCTGTCGGGCTGTTTTGTGTCGTTGCCATTCCGCTGGCAACCGCGGAACAAACGTTGCACTCGTTCAAGCGACTGCACCTTGATGAATATTACTGGAGTGAAGGGGCAGCGCTCGGCGACCTGAACCACGATGGCCATACGGATGCCATCTCCGGTCCGTATTGGTGGGAGGGACCGGGCTTCACGAAGCGACACGAAATTTATCCGGCGACGCAGAGAACGAAGACGACAAAGCACGGAAAGGAAGTCGAGTTTCCCGGTTTCGAGGGCGATTTCGGGAGCAAGAATGCCTATTCAACCAACAATTTTTTTGCCTTCGTTTATGACCTGAACGGTGATGGTTGGAACGATGTGCTGACCTACGGCCTGCCTAACACACCGGCATATCTATACCTCAATCCGCAGGGCGCGGAACAGCACTGGGAACGACATACCGTGCTCGAGCATGTGGACAACGAATCCCCAACTTTCACTGACATCACTGGCGACGGGAAACCGGAAATCGTCTGCAACTACGAAGGCGACTTCGGTTATGCCTCCCCGGACTGGACGAATCCCACTGCACTTTGGAAATTCACACCTATAACTGCGAGCGGTGACTGGCCCCGGTTCACCCACGGTCTCGGCCTGGGCGACGTGAACGGAGACGGTAGACTGGATTTGATTTTCAAGGACGGCTGGTTTGAGCAACCGTCCTCTCTCAAGGAGAATCCCGCCTGGAAATTGCACAGCATCCAGTTCGCTCCCGCCGCCGCGCAAATGTATGCTTACGACGTCAATGGCGATGGTCGGGCGGATGTGGTGACCGCGCTTGCAGCGCATGGTTATGGTCTCGCCTGGCACGAGCAACTTGCGGAAAAAGATGCGTCCGGCTCACCGCTATGGCGCTCCCATGTATTCATGCACAAGAATCCGGACGAGAATCGATATGGCATTGCGTTTCCTGAATTGCACGCGGTCGAGTTTTTCGACGTGGACGGTGACGGACTCCAGGACCTCATCACCGGCAATTGCTACTGGGCGCACGGTCAGGCTCTTGCACCCGGCCCCAGTGAGGAAGGTGTGCTCTACTGGTTCAAATTGGTGCGCAACGCTGACCATTCAGTCGATTGGGTTCCAAATCTGATAGACGACCATTCCGGCGTGGGGCGCCAGATTGGCACCGGAGACGTGAACGGGGATGGCCTCCGGGATTTAGTCATAGGTAACAAGCTCGGCACATTTGTGTTTGTCCACGAGATGAAGGACGTGGGTCCGGAGGCGTGGGCGGCTGCGCAACCGAAAGTGAAATTTTCCTCTGCAGGTGATCAGCGAATGGAGTCCATGAGCATCGTCGTGCACACGACCCGACAGAATGGCAGCGGATTGGTGGTGCAACCTCCCGCCACCACGCCGACAAAGTAG